From [Clostridium] symbiosum, a single genomic window includes:
- a CDS encoding TetR/AcrR family transcriptional regulator, producing MGRRKKEPGSVHREAIASAAEALFSRKGIDATSMDEIAEKSGYSKATLYVYFKNKEEIADILALESMKKLHGCISSALRKERSTRRRYDLICRALQEYQEEFPLYFKMVSDTINIDFDGRDFMPEELETYRIGEVLNEQLKEFINDGIREGELREELEVMATIFSFWGMLSGLIQTAASKEAYISRNLQLSKQEFLDYGFDTLYRSILKTG from the coding sequence ATGGGACGAAGAAAAAAAGAACCGGGAAGCGTGCACCGCGAGGCAATTGCATCAGCAGCCGAAGCGCTGTTTTCACGGAAAGGCATTGACGCGACGTCAATGGATGAGATAGCTGAGAAATCTGGGTACAGTAAGGCAACACTGTATGTGTATTTTAAAAATAAGGAAGAGATTGCGGATATTCTTGCACTGGAGAGCATGAAAAAACTGCACGGCTGCATCAGCTCTGCGCTCAGGAAAGAGAGAAGCACGCGGCGCAGATACGATTTAATATGCCGGGCGCTGCAGGAGTATCAGGAAGAATTTCCGCTCTATTTTAAGATGGTTTCAGATACGATCAATATCGATTTTGACGGCCGGGACTTCATGCCGGAAGAACTCGAGACTTACCGCATCGGAGAAGTGCTGAATGAACAGCTGAAAGAATTTATAAACGATGGAATCCGGGAGGGAGAGCTGAGAGAGGAATTGGAGGTTATGGCTACCATATTTTCTTTCTGGGGAATGCTCTCCGGCCTGATACAGACAGCGGCAAGTAAAGAGGCTTACATCAGCCGGAATCTTCAACTTTCTAAACAGGAGTTTCTGGACTACGGCTTTGATACGCTTTACCGGTCCATTTTAAAAACAGGATGA